The segment ccagggaaaacttCTGTAAAATTTCACTTATAAttaatacttgctgctgtcaaaagaacaagctcttattcagcatataaagtgatcgccccccatattTTGTCAATGATGcctcatttacatatttaaacctaacattttagaaaacttgtaatacacatttttttttgtaataatgtaatcaatcaactgtgtacagggtttctgcagatatgaacaagtgaaatttaagactttttaagacctttttaataccaccttatatgaaatttaagaccgaaacctgtaatggaaatagatattatattacatgcatacatgtaatatttaatgtgtttaatgtaaaaagtaaacacaatttcatggctgtcataaattaaatttattactacgatatactgtgaacttttcatatcagcagatactattccacacaaaatatccccataaaagtaccactagaaatatctgacgcaaaaaaaaaattctgaagcaatattttcatcagtgctctattagcttttacatcttaaatctgcatatttgatttacctttataaagatctttttttttacttttgaaatgtatgcattacctttgaaatttattttatgaatttatcaataaattctaaatggctgttagcagtgagattacataatttacactgcaaaattaaaagtgagattaatgttttaaatacatttattgatttataaatatgtacattagaaatgttggctgtggaggcatacttttcaacacactaaactaccagcaggtggcagtaagtcacttcatgagcgagttatttcaacagattcgatcaaaacgctgaatcatagcagaacgttgctaggagaatgcttctgctaatgttgcatattgtctaatatggaagtaactacttgactaactaattttttattgagctaaaattaatgtaacatttgtaattgtgagaattttcagcaaaagctcacttgatatattactgaactatatcatgttataaataaactatacatttgaaattttttacctcaatgtgtttctttagagtgctgttacgctcatttgttttaaagtatgtcacaaatagaccagaaatacactatccattatcaatttctgtttacgttgaatgtattaaaataggaatctttcttgccttttgatgcttcgctagttgtttttgtcacttcagttttaatcaggcggtttgttcggtcggacaagtaaaaaaaaaaaaacattttaaaagtatttcgaaggctggcggtcagctaactcgacctatatttcttattattattgataacattatatacataaaaaggtcgtttgacctgtattctgctactgcgattctgaagacgcagtaacttccacagagggagaaaaaaatctagttgttagcaactggccttagccaagccctatattcagtttttcaagctaagtatcgctaaacttgcacttccccatagctaaaaagttaaatccattttacttctgcggtacaatccgagagagactcgcgccaataacagaaagctgattggctattgcatgctggtctcatttgtagtttaaatacagcaaattatatttggaattgtgaaataaagaactacaactccacggaaacaacaaaaagagaatttaaatgagcattagaggtagcgttacatggacatcggaaaaataagacctgtgtaaaattatttaagacctagaacagcgaatttaagactttttaaggcctaaaattttgatttttaaattttagactttttaagaccccgcggaaaccctgtgtgtaagtaaggtcataactattagttttttgttttgtttttttccctatACACCTGCAGTGTCTAGCTTTAAAAGCTCTCtggtccccatgttgagagaaatcgtgagtaagatgttatTTTAGTTCcagaataaatgtaaacatttcatctcactcacaatgcaaacctgcaagaattaatgatgtaaaataatacaaatatcctttatgttttTAATCCCATTTTAGTAACTAATGTCTTATCCATACTGATAAGCAAAAATCATTCAAGATAATAtaacatttgttttcattttttattgctagagagttgacatttttttccaCTGTGGTCTACTGTACGGAAGtttttttggtgtgaaaaggcttttatatttgacaaaaaatttaactttttataataaaaaaacaaaacaagcaagccctgcccagatttactttccataaaaagtaactaagtaacgtaattggttgctttttagggagtaactcagtattgtaatggattacttttaaaagtaactttccccaacactgtttacGGGCGCTTCCTGGCTCTTTAAGATAAATCGCTTGATGggttccccaattgtaagtcgctttggataaaagtgtctgctaaatgaataaatgtaaatgtaaacttaATGCACAGAGATCAGCTGAAAGCCTTTATTCCAGAATGAATCAACATATGATTCTTGAGGTTTGATTTACGTCTGAAAGTGTTTCCACACTGAAAGCAGATGAAAGGCCTTTCTGAAGAGTGAGTTAGCACATGATTCTTAAGGTGTACtttctttgtaaaactctttccacactgagagcagctgaaaggctttaTCCCAGTGTGAATTAACATGTGAGTTTTAAGGTTTGTTTTACGTGTGAAAGTGTTTCCGCACTGAGAGCAGCTGAAGGGCTTTTCTGAAGAGTGAGTTAGCAAATGAACATTAAGGTTTCCTTTATGtagaaaactctttccacactgagaacaGCTGAAAGGCTTTATCCCAGTATGAATTAACATGTGATTTTTAAGGTTTGTTTTATGTATGAAAgtgtttccacactgagagcagctgaagGGCTTTTCTGAAGAGTGAGTTACCAAATGATGCCTAAGGTGTGCTTTCTGTctaaagctctttccacactgagagcagctgtAAGGCTTTATCCCAGCGTGAACTAACACGTGCTTCTTAAGGTTACTGTTAGACGTGAAAGTCTTTTCGCACTGAGAACAAccgaaaggcttttctccagtatgGATTCTCATGTGTTTCACAAGGCTTGCGTTATGTTTGTAAGtgtttccacactcagagcagctGAAAGGGCTTTTGACGTCTGTTTTTTCATTACTGCAACTCGCTGATTTTTCTCCATTGGCGTCATGATTTTTCTGAGACTGATGTTTCTCCTCCACCTCGTCCAGATCTTGTCCTTCCTCTTTTACTTTCATCAGgcctaaaatgaataaatgagcaTCAATTGGGAcatttagaaaaactaaaaaacatttgTGTACTAGGGCTGTACCAAACGATTAACCAATGATTATTTCAATGATTAATCAGTAGACACTGACAACATTGCTTAAATGTGTAGACTGGCAAATTATAGAGCTTTATAATGTTTTTTGTGGATTTCGTGGGACACAATATCGGATTTGGATCAGTCTCGTCTGACCAATACACGATCTGGCAGTATTGGAGCCGATACCAATACTGAGTATCAGGACGATGCATCTCTGATGataagacattttatttttgcataaactattttatttacaacataaTCTCTTTAAAAAATACGTTATCCACAAGTTACCCAGGTCCCTCCCATGAGGTCTTGTGTCAAAAGTGGAAGCTGATtcaaagtaaacaaatgaaacGTGACTCCTTCATTCCAACAGTTTCCTCTGACTGTTTCGGGAAAAGATTAAGCTTCCAGAGTGTTGACAACAGTGCTATCTAGTGAATGAAGCTCCATCGGATGAAACATTTACCACacatgtgcacaaataaaagctcATGTTGATTTTCCTGTCTCTGATAAATTAATTTACCCATTAAACTATGGCATTAAATGCCCGTACGAATGTCTATATAATGTAATAGAAGAATAATGCACGCAtaataggggtgtgcgatatggacaaataaataacatgttaatattttctgggattttatcgatAACGATAATATGACTATATTTTGCGGTGCGTGTTATTTTGCTTAAGCACTACCGTGctgacttttttaaatatttttcatattcATTGTGATCAGTTTAcagctttaaaaaatatatattattttgcaatacgtttaaatagatttttaccttttatggtcATTTCCACCCCTTGCACCGCATGTAGCATATTGAGAAAATGTCCTGCATTTTAATCAGACTATTGGTTTTAGTTATCATGTTAAGTCAAGAAAACATGCATGCATTCTTTTGCCTTTTtaagaaagctttttttttttttttgctgcatatTTTCCACACTAAGGATTAAATATCCCAAGTGATAGTTAAATCACATTTCCATAAGAACTTTAAAACcttgatttaagactttttagccTCTGTTAGCCTAATGTTCAACAAacagtcattaaagatgaatgattgaagaataaacaccaacctccttgttcctcttgttttattctccagggttctggttcctcatgttttattctccatggttctggttcctcttgttttattctccaggtttctggttcctcatgttttattctccatggttctggttcctcttgttttattctccagggttcTGGTTCACTCGTGTCctcctcactctcctctttaacaaacaccatcttcacagcagcagatttCAGTtcagaaataaaaacatttctaacaGTTGGTATTAACACAGCATCACGACAAACAAGAGTAAGGTCGTTGAAACCAATCTTCTTCCTctgaggtttaatggtgtttggcaAATAAACATATGCGTCATagcgccacccgctggactggagtgtgaagcggCGAGATGAGGGAAATAATACGGGGAAATTACTAAGTGCGTTTACAAGGTGCACTGATTTTTCTTTAAAGAAGCCGATCTACACAAATAAATGAACGTTCTATTAGGGAaattcctggctaaccaatagagaacgttctatttatgttctTAGAAGGTTTCCTGAAAGTTCTCTaaaggttcccagaacgtttcACTCCGATTCGTCCCAGAGTAAGCGGCATTGAAGCCCGACTGATGTGGACCTCAATAATcactacacaccatgtcttggTTCCAACTATTGTTTAATCATTACAGATTATCAGAGCACATTAGATTTCATTAGTACCATATAACCCAGATTatgtttattaaagcaccaaataacacgacttcaacaaaatattcaagttaaaaaatgtgtattttaattttacagacattaaaaactaataccatttatttgactttaacaAGGATAACATTAACGTTAGCCTACATTCGCTTCTTACCTGTCTTTACTCTTTTGGTCAGCAAACTTCTTGGTTAACTGTTTTCTTCAATTAGATGTGTAAAATCTCCTTAAAATAACGACATTTACTcttataagtaattatccatTAAAGAGATCAATCAACGAATGTTAGTCGTGTAAAACGAAATgaccgttattttttaaattacacaaGCGCGCCGCTTTGTGTGAAAGACAGGAGAAAGCGCGCGTAGATCAGAGCCGCGGTAAAGAAATAAACCCAGTGTTTATCATATGATTTTCAGACTACGCTTAACTTTGGCTTATTTTAGctataaaatacaaattatatatgCGATTTTACCACTTTGATGTCTACACTTTATTAATAGCTTCTgcaaaaatagtatatatataaaaaaaatacatttcagcaTGGAATAATCAGAGTCgtctgcaaaattttaattagtTCATGACAACTAAAAATAACCCATTTCGTCCAATACCACACAAAACAACATCAACACTTTTGTCAGTTAACATACCATCACAATTACTGCAATTGAATTAAAATCCTGATAGATACaggtatacatttattattatagcGATGACTTGTACAC is part of the Garra rufa chromosome 1, GarRuf1.0, whole genome shotgun sequence genome and harbors:
- the LOC141329464 gene encoding uncharacterized protein encodes the protein MVFVKEESEEDTSEPEPWRIKQEEPEPWRIKHEEPETWRIKQEEPEPWRIKHEEPEPWRIKQEEQGGLMKVKEEGQDLDEVEEKHQSQKNHDANGEKSASCSNEKTDVKSPFSCSECGNTYKHNASLVKHMRIHTGEKPFGCSQCEKTFTSNSNLKKHVLVHAGIKPYSCSQCGKSFRQKAHLRHHLVTHSSEKPFSCSQCGNTFIHKTNLKNHMLIHTGIKPFSCSQCGKSFLHKGNLNVHLLTHSSEKPFSCSQCGNTFTRKTNLKTHMLIHTGIKPFSCSQCGKSFTKKVHLKNHVLTHSSERPFICFQCGNTFRRKSNLKNHMLIHSGIKAFS